In Argiope bruennichi chromosome X1, qqArgBrue1.1, whole genome shotgun sequence, the genomic stretch gatttttttcccatttatttaaataataatttttaaatgtttactaaaagactgaataaataaactaaaaatgatttgtatattTGTAAGAAGCATTTTTAATTCCTGTATTAATTTCTCAAATGTTTAtgtcaaatttaaagtttttaaactaaaggaacatttatgattttatttaaattgatgtgCCTGATGTTTAGCCTTTGTCAGAAGAGAAAGAATCTCATGTAAagggaaaaattgaataattcaaaaagaaactgctttctcttttgtttttagtaatttttttatttgattatgaaaattagatttttattttatttagtaattgtgttataatataactttttaacttcattaacttttaaagcatttaattctcattattctaattaattcgttacaattattttaataaatttctctttcatgATTCTTAGAAGTAAAAACATAGAaagattatattgaaattttattgttattttaatgatagaatcgtttttaatttatttgatattgtagcatctttgtagaaaatttagagtaatatatttttcttgattgaAGCATTGTTGTTCTTAGTAATTAATTGAAATGCTTTGTAAATATATCATAAAGAAATGTGAATGTATGTAACGCAATTAAGTGCCAGAACACATTTCTAAAtggaaaaatgaaagttaaaccAGCTACAAATGAGGAGCACTTAAAAGTAGCAAGTATCGATTTTCAGATATATTGTTGCGGAAGTGAAGTATCTTATACATCCTTCATGTAATGGAAACTTTAATTCTATAGTGTTGAACGTTTTCTCTTCTTAATAGCTTAATGTTAAATACGGGAGTATATAGTACAACAACACGTGTTTTCATTAAGAAGACTTTAAGATTCAAAGGGAACATTTTGCAATGTTTTgacacatataaaatttcagagttgtaaaatctttgaaaaaattttatgtaaggaaaaatggagaaaaattatgAACTGAAATAAAGGATAAGACCttgtcttttgaaaaaaaaaaattctatgtcaaaaagtaatagaaaaaaaattgagaaaatgagTACACTTACCCTttcaatctatttttctttttgaaaaatgattattttacaagAGGAATTTTTAGATGTTCAGTTCATGTCTAGAAAAagatacaacatttttaattggatatatatattttttgatgacatgtttcatattgatttaaattttacattttaaagggATTTTGAGTGAATgcaattgtaaatatattctagaaagcgaaaaaattactttcttaaatcTTTCATATACATATCTATTTCTTATGTATTGACTCGTCAATTTAATTAGAAACGAAATATTCTTGTTCTTGGAAGTTGTCGTCGCCATtcaattttgatattgaaaaaaatctgagatttatttttccagtgaaaaaaaattaaatttcgttcaAAGGAAGATTTATTGTAGGAAATAAACGTAAATCGCATGTCGAGTAGTTGAGGTTCTACTGTATGGtttcatttacaaatgaaataattttacctCTGATTAAGTTACCAAAGTTTTTATGTAGctcggaaaaaaaataaattttcttcgtgGAACTGTCTTTACTTTATTggcatcaaaaacattttatatgatcGAAAACAAGACTGAGGCGAATACGTTTGGAGTAAAATATTCgattaaggaaatatttaatagaattcaatttatattaattaaagaaattgataatttagaaattaattaatttgtaattattatattcttaaaatgaataaaaccaCATAGACATAACCTAACACCTtcataatttatcatatattctTACTTaagttttaactaaatttataagCCTTAAACACAAACATTAAAATCAAACTAAATTCAGCTAATTTTTatgatatgtttaatatttttaaatcctaataaTTTGAGGGGGTTTTAATCTTTGTGAACATATTTGTCTTTGAATAATCCTAAAAGTCAGTGAATTCTGAGTTCTAAAatatatggttcaaaattttaatatcaaaatttttttgatctACGAAGcaagaaattaaagtaaaaaaacaaacaaaaacagctgaataatgaatgaaaatatttgaaactggTTCCATTTTCTAATGGATACCAAATTCTATTTTTCCTTTAGATATCACAGCATAATGCAGTGACGTGTAAtgaagttttagtttagtttagttatattaactccccgttttaaagcaacactagggctgttttgggacggaccttgtaattgtGAAtatcggtcagatgacgaggacgacacctgagctgaccagagatattttaaatcaataatatagcttttaaaaagatACCAGATTTCAAATTGAAGCCACATTTTGAAGAGCTGTTTCCTTAGATAGGTGATAGCCTTTCTACGATTTACTGTGGAAAATGCGGACAGGTATCAAATAAAAGTCATTTACGACAAAGCCAATTTAATAGGTTTTTTTCCCTTAAGAGTTTATTGACCATTAATACGGTTTTcatcaagaaatataaaatcctTGTTCTCTTGAAAGGCTTTAAATAGTATTAATGTGGCTGTCGGAATAAcagacaaagaaagaaaatatcttttatttctttttttataatgaatgtgctttaaattaatatctgTGTTGTGATCAGTTCTGAAATGCTATAAATATGCTATTAATACAGATAAACGAAtctgaaatatatcaataaataggAGTTTAATCACAGTTTGTTactgacatattttaaaaacaccttttctagaaatattaaataataccattttattcaaggttacccactttaatcattttattttttttggaattattagtATTTACTTATGATCACACAAGTTTGCGTGTTGAGTGATATTACGTTGCAAAATTATTGCTGAATCGAATTTTATTATGTCATTAACACTTGTTGCTGAAGAACTATCGATTCATTAACATATCATTTATGTAGATGATCTAATTACTATGTTTCCTTTCATTTACATCTAGAGTATTagataaaaaagcaatttaaataagaCATGCGAAACAACAGAAGCAACatgagaaataaattgaataaaattacttCCGTGTTAAAATATATGATTGTATTACCGTTAAATGAATGGGAAAAAAAGCATCTGATTTTTTTCTCTCCGCTAAACTACCTACTGAAAAACACACCAATTATGATTGGTTCagctatttttatattgttttcccAATGGCTGGAAAGCTTCTTCACAGCATCTTGCGTATGGTGAAGGCGGAGTCAAAAACGCCTCTTACCTCTTAAAATGCCAGTTTTGTTTCGGATTCATCCAGAAACACTGTTGCAGTCAAAAGAGGACTTTGGTCTCCCAGAAAGACGAAGATGGAGCTTTACCGTATTTGCGTTTTATTAGCCGTATTTACTGCTGTGGCCAGTTTCCCAATTGATTGGAACAAGTTACCTAAGAACTACGAGAATTTGCCTACTGcagacttaattttaatttacaaatatctgAAAAGATATGATGATCGCTATCAAAATTTGGCCAGGCCAAGGtaatgtattttacaaaaaataaatttatataatttcatttaaattttaaaaatggttttatggACATTTGACTAAATTTCTTGTACTTTTCAAAAGTATTTGAAGTGAAgcactaaatttgaaaaataatgagaaagtccatttttgaatattgaaatgaaatttttttcatatataagtgAACATAATTTAGTATTTCAAAGAGCATACaaacaaatttagattttataactttttaatgcatgtagtttgaaaaatgatttttttcaagcaatttaaTTGTCCTTTGTTttgattgtttttctttaaattaacttcattaatattttaagagaaaagtaGTGTTAATATCTTAGTATATTTCatgacaaataaatatatttaaaagaggctaataaattttactgttacTTCTATatatgaataaactttaaaatccttaaaaaaatactttaaaatttcatctttttaaatttaaatttacatttttggtacaaaagtaatcttttttcagagaaatgttttattaaattaattaatttatatttttttctttattacagaTTTGGACGAAGCGTTATGGTCTCTAATATCGATACAAAAACTTTTGAGTGGGAGCTACATTCCTTTGATATCGATATAGAAGCTTTCGTGAGGTTGTTAGATTCCTTCAATAGAGATGTGGAAGCATATGAGAGGGAGATGGATTCCTTTGGTCTAGGTTTTGGCGACTTTATTTTGGGCCGTACGAaggtaaaaatttttttgcactcatattttattcttaaagatatatttgcatttttcttgaTGTAAATTTTCAAcgcttttagaatttttcttgaatttcaatataaatgcatattttctcGTAATAAgaccaatttattattattattattagacttaatttttcaatgaaattcaaattcaagaagTCCTGTTGTAACGGTTTTGCGAACTGCATTATGTCATGTTTAAGATCTGTGAAAGCTGATCaaacttcataatttattaaaatatattatcgatAACACTGATAATACTTAACACAAACAAGCTTCAATTTTCTACAGAAGCGGGTCTCAAAGCTGGAAGCTAGACATTACATTGCTTTCTATTCAGAAGTATgataaatgtagttttaaaagTCTCAAATGTCAGAACTGCCATATTGATTTCATAATGTCGTAAAAACTAATaacagaattttctcatttttttttaaataatgctttttgaaAGTTTACTACaagattctgaatatttaaacgaacaaaataatttataaatgtataaaaaattaattaagctttagaattaattttttataatgggTGAATCGTGTTTAATGTTTGCAAACTATAGTAgcacttttgattttatttaaattgatgtgTTATTTTTTTACGTAGGAAGATATATTTGAGTCTACAGCTTGGCCAGAATATGAAGCACGTtctaaaaaggggaaaaaatcgaaGTAATCCTAACCTGTCGAAAAGAAGTTGTATTCACTTTTGCTGTTTGTAATTTATAAGCTTGGAAATGACTGTTTGATTTTTATCagattcaataatttcaatataattaatatttaatttcataattcttaaaacattttattttagttaaatatttatcattaaatttataaatttaaaatttataaattaagttaaaattacatAGGTATTTTAGTTGAGAAAACCTTTCCAATTTCTTTCATATTGTACTTAATTTGTAgacagagtaatttttttttgattgatgCATTGTTGGTTTCagtagttaaattattttttgtgaacgtatcaaaagaaatgtttatgtGTGTAAAGT encodes the following:
- the LOC129958902 gene encoding uncharacterized protein LOC129958902, yielding MELYRICVLLAVFTAVASFPIDWNKLPKNYENLPTADLILIYKYLKRYDDRYQNLARPRFGRSVMVSNIDTKTFEWELHSFDIDIEAFVRLLDSFNRDVEAYEREMDSFGLGFGDFILGRTKEDIFESTAWPEYEARSKKGKKSK